A segment of the Microbacterium luteolum genome:
GCGTGGCTCGCCATCTGGACCGTGCAGCTGACGCCGGTGCAGCTTCTCCTGCCCCTCCAGCTCGATACCCCCGAGGATGACTGGATCCGCGGGGTGGTCTCCTCCGGGCTCGTGCTCGGGATCGGCGGGCTCGCCGGCATCGTGGCGGGTCCCCTGGCAGGGGCGCTCTCCGATCGCGCCGCCGCCGGACGACACCGCCGGCGGCCCTGGGCGCTCGGGGGAGTCTGGCTCACCGCGGTATGCCTCGTGCTCACCAGCTTCGCGAGCGGTCCCTGGGCGGTCGGTGCCGGATGGGTGGGCGTCTCGATCGGCGTCGCCGTCTCGTCCGCGGCTTTCACCGCGCTGATCGCGGACCAGCTGCCGACCACGCAGCGCGGAGCGGCTGCCGCCGCGGTCGGCTCGAGTCAGGCCGTCGGCATCGTGCTGGGCGTGGGCCTGGTCGTGCTCCTCGGCCTCGACATCGTCGCCGGATACCTGCTGCTGGCCGGCATCATCGCGGTGATCGGCACGGCATCCGCTCTGCTGCTGCCCGACCCTCCGGGGACGGCAGAGATGCGTCCGAAGGGCGCAGGGCGCAAGACACTCGCGTCGCTCCGTGATCGCGACTTCGCCTGGATGCTTTCCGGCCGGCTGGTGACCAACATCGGCAACGCGCTCGGCACGGCGCTCTTCCTGTTCTTCCTGCTGCACGGACTCGGGCAGCCGAGTGCGGCCGCGCAGGACAACCTGCTGCTGCTCATCCTCGTCTACACGGTGTTCGTGGTGATCGCGTCGGTGCTCACCGGCATCGTCTCCGACCGCACCGGCAACCGTCGTGCGCTCACGGTCGCTGCGACCGTCGTCCAGGCGGCATCCGGCGTCGCGATCGCACTCGTGCCCACCTTCGAGATGACGATGGTCGCGGCCGCGCTGATGGGGCTCGGGTACGGCGCGTTCTCGACTGTGGGGCTCGCGTTCGCCGCCGACCTGCTCCCCGACGAGCAGGACCACGCACGAGATCTCGGCATCGTCAACGTCACGGCGGCACTGGGTCAGCTGATCGGTCCGGTGCTGGGCGCCGGACTCGTCGCGCTCGTCGGCGGGTTCTGGCTCGTGTTCGTGGCTGCCGCTGTGCTGTCGCTCGTCGGCGGTGTCCTCACCGCGTTCGCACGGCAGCCTGCGCGGTCATGATGCGTCGGCCTGGGCGATCGTCGCGATAGCCAGCTCCAGCACGGCGTTGAACACGCGCGGCCGCATCGCCGTCACGAGATGCGTCGTCCGCGGTACGACGATGAGCTCCGCCTGCGGGGCGAGGCGCTGGAACAGGCGCTCGTTCGCCCGCAGCTGGTCGTACTGGCCGTTCACGAACCACAGCGGGATCCTGATCCGCTCGACGGCCGTCGCGACGTCGAGGGTGGAGAGGCTGCGCAGCGCGGCATCCTGCGTGTCCAGGGCGTAGCCGCCGGCGGCGAAGTCGGCGCGGTTCTCGGCGGGGATGGTTGCGGCCAGCATGCGGCGGGTGATCCACATTCCGCGATCCGGGAGCGAATCGACGGCGCGGAAGAGCAGACGGTAGGCGGAGAGCCCGGCGCCGCGGGGGAGCGACGTGCAGGCGGCCGCGACCAGGCCGGCGACCGGAGGCGTCTGCGCGCCACCCGCGTAGGTGAGGGACAACAGCCCGCCCATCGAATGCCCGACGAGCAGCACCGGACCCTTCTCGGCCGCTGCGCGCACCGCGGCATCGATCGTGTGCAGTGCCTCGTGGAGGGTGAAGTCCTCGTGCATGCGCGAGCCGTGACCGGGGAGGTCGACGGCGGTGGACGAATACCCATGCTCGTCGAGATACGCGACCTGGGAGCGCCACATGGTCGCAGAGGTGCGGATGCCGTGCACGAAGACGATCTGGACGTTCACGCGTTCAGCATAAGGAAAGCGGGGCCGGTGGATGAACCACCGACCCCGCTCCGGGGCACTTCGACGAGCTCAGTGTCCCCGGGGAATTACTTCTCCCAGCCGAGGTTCTCGACGGGAGTGACTCCGAAGAGGTCCAGTCCGACGTACGGCTCCGGCGTGAGGTTCGCCAGACCCTTCTGGGCCACGTAGACCGACGGACCGTTGTAGAGCGGGATGACGCCCCAGGTCTTCTCGATCAGCTTCGGCTCGAGCTTCATGGCAGCCTCGGTCCAGCTCTTGGCGTCCTTCTGCGACTCGACCTCGTCAGCGATCTCCTTGTCCATCTCGGCGTTGCCGGTGGCGGACAGGTTCAGACCGCTGTCGGAGCAGTAGATCTGGCACATCCACGCCGGTCCGAACGGGTCGGAGTCGGTGAAGCGGAGACCGAAGATGTCCCAGTTCTTCGACGTGAAGTCGTCGGAGAAGTCAGCCGACGCGCGGACCTCGATCTGCACATCGATGCCGATCTCCTTCTGCTGAGCCTGCAGCGACTTCGCGAGCGCCTCCTGCACGGGGCTGTTGCTGAAGATCGGGTAGACGACCGTGAACTTGACGCCGTCCTTCTCGCGGATGCCGTCATCGCCCTCGACCCAGCCTGCGTCGTCGAGGAGCTTCTTGGCGCCGTCGACGTCGTACTTCAGACCGGCTTCGCCGAACGCGTCGGACCACCCGTCCTGGAAGGAGTACATGTTCAGCGAGCCGGCCGCCTCTTCCTCGTAGCCGAGGCCGTTCCAGGCGATCTGCTTCTGCTGGTCGATGTTGATTCCCATGAAGAACGCCTTGCGCACCTCGAGGTCTGCGAACTGCGGCTTGTCGCCGTCGACCATGAGGACCGTCTTGGCGGTCTGCTGAGCGCGACGGACGACAGCGCCGTCGACGTCCTCGACCTGGGCCAGGCGCTCCTGGCTGCCGGCCTCGACCTGGTCGATCTCGCCGTTCTTGAAGGCGTTGATCGCGGCGTCGTCTTCCAGCGCCGTGAAGGTCACCTTGTCGAGCAGCGGCGCGTTGCCCCACCACTCGGGGTTCGGCTTGAACGAGACGAAGCCCGCGTTCGCGTCGAACTCGTCGACGGTGTACGGACCCGCACCCCACTCGGCGTTGAGGTTGCCGATGTAGGCGTTGTTGAAGGTCTCGACATCAGCGTGCTTCGGGTTGAGGACACCACCCGTGAGGAACGCCATGGACGGCCATGCGTAGATGCCGTCGAAGGTGACGACCGCGGTCTTCACGGAGTCGCCCTCCTCGACCGACGTGATCTGCTTGTAGCCGTCGGTCGCGTTCGGGTTGTAGCCCTCCTCGGTCGAGCGGTTCGCCTTCCACGTCGCGTCGATGGCGGTCCAGTCCATGTCGGTGCCGTCGTTGAAGTGGGCCTCGTCCGTGAACGTGAAGGTCAGCGTCGTGTTGCCACCGTCCTCGCCGATCTCGTAGGCGTCGAGGTACGCGTCGTTCTTCGTGACCTCACCCTCCGGGCTGACGAGGAGGAGCTGCGGCATGTAGTAGTACCACAGGCGCGCCGTGTCGGCGCTGGCGTCGCTGTTGAAGGCGTTGAGCTGCTCCGGGACCTCGTTGATCTCGAAGTTGACCTCGCCGCCCTCCTTCAGGTTCTCGCGGGGCTGCGGGTTGTAGTCCGCTGCCTTGGTCTCGACGGTCTCGCCGCCGCCGTTGTCCCCGCCGCCGGTGTTCCCGGAGCCGCTCGCGCAACCCGCGAGGGCGAGTGCGAGGGCGCCGCTGATCGCGATGGCCCCCAACAACTTCTTGTTCTTCATGGTGCTCCTTCCGCCTTTCGGCGATTCATAAAGGGAAGAATAGTTCGCCTTGTTCCGAACCACAGCGGGCGACAGTGAATACCGCCTAACCGTTATCGGACGGTGACCACAGCATCGTTCCGCGGATTTTCGTGGTCGTGTCTCAGGCCGTCACGGCGCGGGTGCTCATGGTCTCGGCATCGAAAACCACGCGCTGGCGCGTGCGTTCGATGTCGGGATCGGGAACGGGGATGGCCGAGAGCAGCGCCTTCGTGTACGGATGCTGCGGGTTCTCGAAGACGTCGTCGACGTCGCCGTGCTCCACGAAGTCACCGAGATACATGACCGCCACGCGGTCCGCGATGTGCCGCACGACGGACAGGTCGTGCGCGACGAACAGGTACGACAGCCCCAGCTTCGCCTTCAGCTCGTCGAGGAGGTTGATCACGCCCGCCTGGATCGAGACGTCGAGTGCCGACACCGGCTCATCCAGGACGACGATCTTCGGGTTGGTCGACAGGGCACGGGCGATGCCGATGCGCTGTCGCTGTCCTCCGGAGAACGCCTGCGGGAAGCGGTCGCTGTGCGCGGGATTCAGCCCGACGAGGTCCATCAGCTCGTCGACCCGGCGGTGCGCCTCCTCCTTGGGGGTCCCGATCGCGAAGAGCGGCTCCGAGATGATGTCGGCGACCGTCATGCGCGGGTCGAGCGCTCCCATCGGGTCCTGGAAGACGATCTGGATGTCGCGGCGCAGCTGACGCTCGACTTTGTGGCTGTGGATGTCGTTCACGCTCGTGCCGGCGATGACGATGTCGCCGTCGGTCTGCTTGACCATGTCCATGATCTGCAGGAGCGTCGTCGTCTTGCCGCTCCCGGACTCGCCGACGATCGCCATCGTCTCGCCCTCGCGCACATCGAAGCTGACGCCCTTGATCGCGTGCACCTCGCCGACCTTGCGCTTCAGGAACGCGCCCTTGAGAAGAGGGAACGTCTTGGTGAGGTTCTTGACCTCGAGCGTGATGGGCCGCTCCTCGCGGGGAAGCTTCGCCAGCGGGCTCTCCGGTACCTCGCGGACGGGGTACACGGGGATGCCGCCGAGGAGGCCGCCGTCCTCGATCTCGTGGGCGCGGATGCAGGCGGCGCGGTGGAGGTCGCTGGAACCGGTCGCGACCGGCAGGAGTTCCGGCTCCCTCGTGCGGCACGCGTCCATCACGATGGGGCAGCGGTCGGCGAAGGGGCACGCATCGGGCAGGTTGATGAGCAGCGGCGGGTTGCCCTTGATCGGTGTGAGAGGTTCCTTCTCCGCCTTGTCGACGCGCGGGATCGCTCCGAGCAGACCGATCGAGTACGGCATCCGGGTCTTGTGGAACAGCTCGTGCACGGGAGCCTGCTCGACGGGCTTCCCGGCGTACATCACCATGACGTCGTCCGCGGTGCGGGCGACGACACCCATGTCATGGGTGATCATGATGACCGCGGCGCCGGTCTCCTGCTGGGCCTTCTCGATGAGGTCGAGGATCTGTGCCTGGATCGTCACGTCGAGGGCGGTCGTGGGCTCGTCGCAGATGATGAGCTTCGGATCGTTCGCCATCGCGATGGCGATCACGACGCGCTGGCGCATGCCGCCGGAGAACTCGTGCGGGAACGACTTCATCCGTCGCTCCGGCTCGGTGATCCCGACGAGCTTCAGCAGCTCGACCGAGCGGTTCCAGGCATCCTTCTTCGACAGGCTCCGGTGCACGGTCAGCGCCTCGATGAGCTGATCACCGATGGTGAACACCGGCGTGAGGGATGTCAGCGGATCCTGGAAGACCATCGACATGCCGTTGCCGCGGATCACGGAGAGCTGCTTGTCGGTCATGCCGAGAAGCTCCTTGCCCTCGTACATGATCGACCCGGTGACCTTGGCGTTCTCGTCGAGGAGCCCCATGATCGCGAGGGACGTGACCGACTTGCCGGACCCGGACTCGCCGACGATGCCGAGGGTCCTGCCGGCCTCGAGATCGAAGGACACACCGCGCACCGCATCGACGCGGCCCGCCTCTGACGCGAAGCTGACCGCGAGATCGCGGACGGAGAGTACGTTGCTCATGCTCGGCCTCCAGCCGCAGACGTGGGATCGAGGGCATCGCGCAGGCCGTCGGCGACGAGCGCCATCGACACGGTGAGAAGGGTGAGCGCGGCGGCGGGGAAGTAGAACAACCAGGGCGAGGTGATCAGCGAGCTCGAGCCGGCGCCGATCAGCGCGCCGAGGGAGACGTCGGGGATCTTGACGCCGAACCCGAGGAACGACAGGCCGGTCTCGGCCACGACCGCGTTGACGACGCCCAGGGTGAAGTTGATCACGAGGAGCGAGCCGATGTTCGGCAGCAGGTGGCGCAGCACGATGCGGAAGCCGCGAACGCCCATGTAGCGGGCGGCGCTCACGTACTCGCGCTCGCGCAGAGACAGAGCGAGCGTCCAGATCACGCGAGCGGGGAAGTACCAGCCGATCACGAAGATCATGATGAGCGCGATGACGCGCCAGTCGCCGCCGGACTTGTTCGAGATCATCGCCAGGATGAGGAACGAGGGGATCACCATCATGAAGTGGATGACGAGCAGGGTGATGCGCTCGGTCCACCCGCCGAAGTAGGCGGCCGCGGTTCCGACGAGAGCCGAGACGATCGTCACGCCGACCGACACGCTCACCGCGATCATCAGCGAGCGCTGCAGACCGACCGCCACCTGGGCGAACAGATCGTTGCCGGCGTTGTTCGTGCCGAACCAGTGCTCTGCCGTGGGCCCGGTGCTGAGAGCGAGGAAGTCGAGTTCGACGTGGTCGTAGCGCGCGATGAGCGGTCCGATGATGGCGAAGAGGACGAGCAGGGCGAAGATGATGAGGCCGGCGACCGCACCCTTGTTGCGGGCGTAACGCCGGGAGTACAGGGTCCACTTGGACAGTCGCCGGGTCGCGACCCGCGTCGTCTCGGGGCCGGGAGCTGCCGTCGAGGCTTCGACGGTGGGATCGATCATTTCCGAGGTCATGTCAGCTCACTCTCACTCGAGGATCGAGCACCACCACGGCGACATCGGCGAGGATGGCGCCGATCGCGGTGAGCACGGCACCGAAGGCCGCGACCGCGACCGTGCCGTGGATGTCGTTCTTGGTGATGGTCTCGATGAAGTACTTGCCCATGCCGTTCCAGGCGAAGATCGTCTCGGTGAGGACCGCCCCGGTGAAGATGGCGGGGATCGTGAAGGCGACCTGCGTGGCGACGGGGATCAGCGAGGTGCGCAGGGCGTGCTTGCGGATCGCCTGCTGCTTCGTCAGCCCCTTGGCTCGTGCCGTGCGCACGTAGTCGGCGCCGATGTTGTCGAGGAGGAGCGACCGCTGCAGGAAGTGGATGCCGGCGTAGCCGATCACCACGAGAGCTATCGTCGGCAAGGTCAGATGTTGGAGGACGTCTATGAGGACGGGGAAGAAGCCTTCGACACCTCGG
Coding sequences within it:
- a CDS encoding ABC transporter ATP-binding protein, which encodes MSNVLSVRDLAVSFASEAGRVDAVRGVSFDLEAGRTLGIVGESGSGKSVTSLAIMGLLDENAKVTGSIMYEGKELLGMTDKQLSVIRGNGMSMVFQDPLTSLTPVFTIGDQLIEALTVHRSLSKKDAWNRSVELLKLVGITEPERRMKSFPHEFSGGMRQRVVIAIAMANDPKLIICDEPTTALDVTIQAQILDLIEKAQQETGAAVIMITHDMGVVARTADDVMVMYAGKPVEQAPVHELFHKTRMPYSIGLLGAIPRVDKAEKEPLTPIKGNPPLLINLPDACPFADRCPIVMDACRTREPELLPVATGSSDLHRAACIRAHEIEDGGLLGGIPVYPVREVPESPLAKLPREERPITLEVKNLTKTFPLLKGAFLKRKVGEVHAIKGVSFDVREGETMAIVGESGSGKTTTLLQIMDMVKQTDGDIVIAGTSVNDIHSHKVERQLRRDIQIVFQDPMGALDPRMTVADIISEPLFAIGTPKEEAHRRVDELMDLVGLNPAHSDRFPQAFSGGQRQRIGIARALSTNPKIVVLDEPVSALDVSIQAGVINLLDELKAKLGLSYLFVAHDLSVVRHIADRVAVMYLGDFVEHGDVDDVFENPQHPYTKALLSAIPVPDPDIERTRQRVVFDAETMSTRAVTA
- a CDS encoding ABC transporter family substrate-binding protein is translated as MKNKKLLGAIAISGALALALAGCASGSGNTGGGDNGGGETVETKAADYNPQPRENLKEGGEVNFEINEVPEQLNAFNSDASADTARLWYYYMPQLLLVSPEGEVTKNDAYLDAYEIGEDGGNTTLTFTFTDEAHFNDGTDMDWTAIDATWKANRSTEEGYNPNATDGYKQITSVEEGDSVKTAVVTFDGIYAWPSMAFLTGGVLNPKHADVETFNNAYIGNLNAEWGAGPYTVDEFDANAGFVSFKPNPEWWGNAPLLDKVTFTALEDDAAINAFKNGEIDQVEAGSQERLAQVEDVDGAVVRRAQQTAKTVLMVDGDKPQFADLEVRKAFFMGINIDQQKQIAWNGLGYEEEAAGSLNMYSFQDGWSDAFGEAGLKYDVDGAKKLLDDAGWVEGDDGIREKDGVKFTVVYPIFSNSPVQEALAKSLQAQQKEIGIDVQIEVRASADFSDDFTSKNWDIFGLRFTDSDPFGPAWMCQIYCSDSGLNLSATGNAEMDKEIADEVESQKDAKSWTEAAMKLEPKLIEKTWGVIPLYNGPSVYVAQKGLANLTPEPYVGLDLFGVTPVENLGWEK
- a CDS encoding alpha/beta fold hydrolase, whose product is MNVQIVFVHGIRTSATMWRSQVAYLDEHGYSSTAVDLPGHGSRMHEDFTLHEALHTIDAAVRAAAEKGPVLLVGHSMGGLLSLTYAGGAQTPPVAGLVAAACTSLPRGAGLSAYRLLFRAVDSLPDRGMWITRRMLAATIPAENRADFAAGGYALDTQDAALRSLSTLDVATAVERIRIPLWFVNGQYDQLRANERLFQRLAPQAELIVVPRTTHLVTAMRPRVFNAVLELAIATIAQADAS
- a CDS encoding ABC transporter permease, with amino-acid sequence MTSEMIDPTVEASTAAPGPETTRVATRRLSKWTLYSRRYARNKGAVAGLIIFALLVLFAIIGPLIARYDHVELDFLALSTGPTAEHWFGTNNAGNDLFAQVAVGLQRSLMIAVSVSVGVTIVSALVGTAAAYFGGWTERITLLVIHFMMVIPSFLILAMISNKSGGDWRVIALIMIFVIGWYFPARVIWTLALSLREREYVSAARYMGVRGFRIVLRHLLPNIGSLLVINFTLGVVNAVVAETGLSFLGFGVKIPDVSLGALIGAGSSSLITSPWLFYFPAAALTLLTVSMALVADGLRDALDPTSAAGGRA
- a CDS encoding MFS transporter, whose amino-acid sequence is MSGATRAGARWMSLFTLAWLAIWTVQLTPVQLLLPLQLDTPEDDWIRGVVSSGLVLGIGGLAGIVAGPLAGALSDRAAAGRHRRRPWALGGVWLTAVCLVLTSFASGPWAVGAGWVGVSIGVAVSSAAFTALIADQLPTTQRGAAAAAVGSSQAVGIVLGVGLVVLLGLDIVAGYLLLAGIIAVIGTASALLLPDPPGTAEMRPKGAGRKTLASLRDRDFAWMLSGRLVTNIGNALGTALFLFFLLHGLGQPSAAAQDNLLLLILVYTVFVVIASVLTGIVSDRTGNRRALTVAATVVQAASGVAIALVPTFEMTMVAAALMGLGYGAFSTVGLAFAADLLPDEQDHARDLGIVNVTAALGQLIGPVLGAGLVALVGGFWLVFVAAAVLSLVGGVLTAFARQPARS